GATTTGGTCCTAATTGAGTGGTAGTGACTTTACTTACTCTATAATATGGACCATGTGCCAATTCTATTTTTTATCCTCTTcccaaatcaaaacaaaaaaaaaaattcaaatgggagaatgtttttttttaaaggggtGTCTTCAAAAGAAAGTATATATTATCAATGGGAAAATCCCTTCATTTTGGCCTTCCATGCAATGTCATAAGTAGTGCTTCATGATCCCCCTTTGTCGGTCATGTATCAAATTCTCTTAAATATCAATGGTGATTCATCAATATTTTACCCTCATTCAAATGACCTTGGCATTTCTCAAATTGGTGCCTCACTCAAAGTACCTCACCAAAGTTGAAGTGTTCTTTCAAGGCttatgcctttttttttttttttgctagtcTTGTCCATGTAGGAAGTGTTGTCTCCTAAGGTCAAAGGATTATTAAAAGCTTGATTAACCTTGAAAATGCTTTTGAGATTAAATGCTTGTTTCTATGATTTTAAGATGGCTATCCACAATCCTTTCTCCCATACCTTGAAACATCACTGCAGGATTGTGAGCTTATGTTAATCTCATCACTAATGTTTGTGTATGCCTTTGAAGATTTGCCCATTAAGAACCGTATTGCACGTCTGTTTTTGTACTCTTCAAATTACATATCTTCTGGAAGCATAGATATTCAAGCTACATCGTGGTTCTTTCTCATCTAGTCGTTATGTAGTTGGTTGTCTATTGGTGCAAAGATTCAAAATCTATCTTGATCTCTATCATTTTAATGAGTTGTCTTCGATTTGTTGGGTATATTTGTCGATGCCCATGCTCAAATTTATGTTTCAATGGTCATCTCTTTCTTCTGTTGAGTCATTGTCCCTTATCAAATAAATGAAGTTATGATTTGGAATTATGAGGGAGTGTGTTTTCATAAAGTTCAATTTCACTGCATGCATTCTTTTTGGAAGAGTTTCCATTATGGAGGAGTTCAATCACAACACATGCATCTTTTTGTGCTTACTTGTTGCTAGTCTAATTGTTGCTACACTTTGCTTGGGCATATCCATCTGATTTAGTGCATATTCTTTATCCGTTGTGCTCTTGTTGTTCTTGTCCTATGCTTTTGCAGCAAATTTGACTATTATGTCTGATTTTCCACCATTTCTTTGTCTTACCATGACAAAATGGGGGAGAAAAAAATTCGTTGTGCTTTATATCTTACAAGCCTTTTACCCATtataaatttcacttgttcttgtCAAGGGTTGTTCTTTTGCAGAAGTTGTTACTTGGTGTTTTTCTGTTGATTGATGTTCTCTTGAGTGTGGGTTTTGAGTGAAATTAGTTATAGGCTTGGGGTATTTTGTCAAGGAAAGCCAAAGGGGGAGATTGTAAAGTCTAGTCTTAGTGTTTGACTTTTCTTGTCAAATATTCTAATTGAACCATCACACATGTTCAATCTAGCTTTAGAATATACTCAAATCATGGACTGTTGCTGTTGGAATAAATGTTCAAGAAGTGGCACATTCCAACTCAAAAGTTTGTTCATACATGTGCATTTCATGTCTTTATTTGTGTTACATTTTGTCTAGTTTGTTTGTCTAGCCAGTCTAGGGTGCTGACTTCTAGCTGTCTAGGCACACAGATTAAGACAGCCCACATAGGCTGACTGACACCTTTCTAATGGTAGTCAATTTCTGGCCATTGATCTAGCTAGATCTCTTTTGCAGCCGACAAGTGTCCTTGAGACACATTAGCTGATGGAAATTCTGATTTCCTTGGAGTATATTTGCTTATAGggtttcaatttgttttttggGGGTTTATAACTTAGTTTTAGAGAAATAGTTGCTTTAAGGCTTTAAAGCTTGCATCTTCTCtatttatgaaccctaactGCCAAACCTTCCTCATGCATTAAACATCCAATCATTGTCTATTAGGGTTGCATTGTTTTTAAGGTTTTGCATGTATGTCTTGATCTAGTTTTAagctttaaattcatttttagaCCAAGTTTTTTTATTCAAGTTAGATTCTTCCTTCAACAATTTGACTAGAGAATCTGACTAGTAATTTGAATCCAGATTTCATGTGCACATCATAAAATCATATCGTATCATTGATCATGTTGATCTTGTTGCCACTAGGTGATGAGCTCAGGAGGAGCTACTACTTCGTGAAGACCGAAGGAGTTCGTCTCGTGTAAGGCAAGATTGCAAAAAGGTAAAGTTGCTCTGTAGATAGAaatctaggaattgagcttgtgtGATCTatgtatgaacctttgtttacactagtggattggactTAGTGGAGAGTACTCAATTTTTAACCAAGAGGTGGGTTTTTCCGACCAAAAATATCTTGTGTTCAAGTTACGTTTATTGAGTTCAAGTTATGTTTATTGTATCACACATCCCATACACATATACATGGTACATATATCTGTTGAACATCTAAACGGTATGTGTTCACTGTTATGCTCACTAGACACATTGATAGCTTGCAACGAACTACAACCTTGCTGACTAGGATAGTTTTTGGAAACTGAAATTGGTATTTGAATCTTAGATTTATTGGCTAACAAATCTATCTTAGTTGACTAGCAGGCTTGACTAGTTAGTCCAGTGGATTATAGTttttatatacaagttattccACTTGGTACCAATTTCAATATCTCCTAAGTAATTCTAaccttttcttccaattttcgAACCCTTTCCCAATGAAGACATTATTAGTTCCTTGTTGAAAATTGTTTCTAAATAGATAGCAATAGGTAGAATATGCGGCATCATTTTTTATACTATACTCTACCCAGTGAACCTCATCATACCATTCAGAATTAAAGCGTCGAGGAACTCCAAAAAAAGGTCTTTATGGAAAACTTTAGTATAGGTTGACAATAAACTTGTTGTAAATAAGCTATTCGGACTTGATATCGAATATTAGGCTCATAATCTGACATTGGAGGTCGAGTTCCAAGATCCGCTAGAAGAGTAACTAAAATTTATTCTCACTTACTTTCTTTTAAACTTGAACTACCCGATCGTCCACGATAATATTTGTACACTTTTTTCTTATAATATCGCAGCATAActgaataatttaattaaagtaCACACCAATTTTGTTAAGAGCTACTCAAATTTGGTAAATTCATACAAACCAACTCCTCACACAAAATTCAACTCATTCAATAGTCTACATATAGTATAAACACACATCaattaatcaaaataaaaaccaTATATGATCAACGTCAATAATCAAATCTAATTATTCATAAAAGAGGCAACTTGTCATTCAATAAAACAATTAGAAATTTAATTTGAATAAGTTATCAAGAACTTACTTTGAATTTGAAAGACAAATTTAGGTGGTCGTCAGGATGATCGCCGGAACGAGGTGGTAGGAGTTTGGGCATTTGAGATTGAGTTTGGTGGGATTAGGATTTGAGAATTGGAATTAGAATTGAGTTTGGGGTTGGCCgcaaattttttataaagtaaCCTGGCCCAAAAAGATGTAGTTTTGCTAGGTAATattttagggaaaaaaaaaggaacttcTCTTTGAGACATTTTATCAAGCAATTAGAGGGCATATTTAAAGGGAAACTCCAACCTTCATAGAGGCAGTACCCAAATCAACCATGGAGATTCATAAGCGGAGGGTTAGGTGACCCCCTTGTTCCTCAATGGGAGCCTAGGAGGTTTTAGATTTGACTCTAGAGGATGCACGTTGTATACTAATTTGTTATGACtgctcattgtgtggcttaacccaaatttctatttttagcgtatatattatatgtgttctattaaaaaaaaaaacatttattttatactaaaaaagaacattttttgtttttgtttttggacacaagactagtaataatatggcttaaattcgtctttaacgaaaatcaaatctaagatTTCTTACTTGTATAATGATTTATTATATTAGTGGCCCTCGGGGCtttgttctttaatttaattcttttcctttaaaaagtttttataaaaatcttacttttttaatttaaaagtaaaaaacatAAAGAAACACAGCTTTCTATACCCAGCCCATGCATGCATGTCTTTAATCTTCACTCAGCATGTCCAAATACTACTTTTGAATCCAAATGCAGTGGATTGTAAAAacatgacatggaagttgacgCACGGATGGCGAACCACTACTTAAAAAGCACTTTGTCTTCCCCTTGTCGTTAATGTTAATGTTAAAGTCAATGTCATTGAAGCCGTTAATGTTAATGTCAATGTCATTGAAGCTTCACCTTTCCCTCTCATAACTCACTCACAAGTAATCAAAACACTCGGTTCAAAAAGtgcttcctctctttctttcttctacTCAAAGAAAAAAGAGTGCTTTCTTGCCCCTTGACCTTTTCACCTGCGAATTTGCCTTTTGCACTTTGCAGGCTAAAATCAGCAAACCGCTAATGCCATGAACAGTGAGCATCAGAAGATGAAGTGGAAATCAGCATTCACTAGTACTACTACATGGTGAAGACAAACTCATAAGAAAATACCCCGCCCAAGATCCAACTGTACACCGAAAACTTCAAACGTAAAAGTTAGACCAAATCGACCCCCACCCAAAGAAAACTAAAAGAACACATACAGTAAAAACGCTAATACAATTCGTGCAATTTTAGAACGAACATTTGAATTCGCAGAAAACAAACTAACACTTCATATGCTAAGAAGATCGGGCGGCAGTGACTGCGGTGGTGGCTGGTCTTTCGTGTCTTTTGACGTTGTACCTGGAGACTCCGATGCAGCAGTGGCAGGTGGAGGCGAGGACTCTGTGATGGCTGATTCCTCTACCAGTTTTGAGCCGGGCCCCTTTGGAAGCTCGGTCAGAATTTGAACCACTTCTCGCATTGTTGGACGTTCCACTGCTTGTTCTTCCACACACAGCATTGCCACGTAAAATACGTGCATAACCTCATGGAGAGGAACTGAAGGGAGTCTAGGGTCAAGGATTTTGAGGACTCCTTCCTTGTTTGAATCAGTCATTTTTCGCACCCATTGGACTATGTCCACTCCGTCCCCAAATTCACCAACCGGTTTCCTCCCGCTAACAAGTTCCAAGAGAACCACACCGAAGCTATAAACGTCGCTCTTCTCATCAACCTTCAATGTGTATGCATACTCTGCACAAACAAAAGCCATGTACAAATTAATTAAGGTGCTCAACCAGTTCAATTGTCATTTTTCTTGTTACAGTAAAAAGTCATTAAATTTCATGTACTTAAAAAGAAGCCTACCAACCACtatatcaaattttcaacagATTAAATGCTTAATCAAGAGcttatatgaaattatgaaaccAAAAGTCAAATCTCACCAGATTACAAAGAAGCTTCTGCAAGAAATAAATGCAAAGACCTCACACATATAGTACATCTTTATTTGGAGTAAAGGAACTCAATTAAGACAAAAGATTAGGCAGTTAATACAGTTTTATACAGTAGTAAAATACTCGAAAATTCAAAGGTTGAGTGAATATATCATACCTGGAGCAATATATCCATATGAACCAGCAATTGCAGACATGCACTCGGACGTGCCAGAATCCTGCAGGAACTTGGCAAGCCCGAAATCAGCTACATGAGCTTCGAAATTAGAGTCGAGGAGGATGTTATTCGACTTCACGTCTCTGTGGACGATCAACGGTGAGCAGTCGTGGTGAAGATAGCAAAGCCCCTTTGCGGCTTCAATGGCAATTTTGTACCTTGTGTCCCAATGCAAGTGACCCCCTTTTTTGCCATGAAGAACTTCACCCAAGCTCCCATTGGGCATGTACTCATAAACCAAAAGATTTGTTTCGTGGTTTGAACAGAAACCCAATAATCGAACAATGTGTCTGTGTCGAATTCGACCAAGAGTTTGGATTTCGGCGTTGAATCCGTGGTCGTGGGAGGACCCTCTGCTCATTGCAGGGAGTCTTTTGACTGCCACACTGTCACCAGTAGGCATAGCTCCTTTGTACACAATCCCAGCCCCTCCTTTCCCAATAATGTTGTCCTCCTTCAACGAATCCAACACATCATCAACCGAGAAGTCCAAGCGTTGGAATGCAGTAAGTTTCCAAGCTCGGGAATCGCTTGCTCTCTTCAATGACCGGGCCTTGATTATTGCTGCAACCGCGAATATGATCGAGCACAGAAGCAACCCAATAACAAGCAATAGCTTCAGAGAAGCAGTGAGTGCACCTTTTACATGTGGTTGGTGAGTGCCATTGGCCACCCCGTCTTTGCAGGGAACCAAATAGGGACCGCAGAGGTCGGGGTTGCCCAAAAACGAAGTGTAATTGAAGTAACTGAACTGACCAGTGCCCGGAACCAAACCCGAAAGATTGTTATATGAAAAGTCCACGGATGTCAAGCTCTGCATTGTGGATATAGACGACGGAATGCTGCCAACAAGATGGTTTCTCGAAAGGTTGAGGTAGTTCAGTATCCTCATACCGGTAATCTCCTTCGGAATCTCGCCGGAGAGCTCGTTTCGGCTGAGATCGACAAATGTCAAGAGCTTGCATAGGCTGATTTCGGGGGTTATCGAACCCATGAACTTGTTGTGCTTGAAATCCATCTTGGATAGCTGCTGCAATCGCCCAATCTCCGGTGGGATTCGACCCGAGAACTTGTTCCCGTCGAGAAGAAGTTTCTGGACGCCGGAGAAGTTGCCGATGGTAGGTGGCAGGGACCCGGAAAGCCGGTTATTGGAAAGACTAATCTGGCCGAGATTCCCCGAGATTGTATCGGTCTCGGGAAACGAACCATCCAAGAGATTATCCTGCAACTCGACTTGGGTAAGCTTGGGCAGACCAAACAGACCTTTCGGAATCGACCCGTTGAGGAAGTTGTCGCCCATTCGGATCCGACTCAGCGAGTCACACCGGCCAAGCGACTCGGGAATCGGCCCGAAAAGGAAGTTGGAGAGAGTGATGAGGGTCTGGAGACTGTTCCCGAAACACATATCGGGAGGGAGAGTTCCGGTCAACTTGTTTGACGAAAGGTCGAGGATTTGAAGCTTCCCGTTTTTGCCCAAACCCTGAGGGATGCTGCCAGTGAAGTTGTTCTCCCAGAGCTGCAGAACCTGGAGCTCCGGCAAGTCGCCGATAAACTCCGGAATGGCGCCGTGGAGTCTGTTTCGGAAGAGATTCAAAAGGGTCAAGTTTTTGAGCTCCGAAAAGGAACCCGGAATCTCGCCTGTATACATATTGTTGGATAAGTCCATGGATTTCAGGCTCTTGAGGTAGCCCAGCTCGGGAGTCAACCACCCGGAAAGGGCATTGACCTGGAGAAACAGGGTGTCGACATTTTGCAGCCGACCCAGTTCCGGCGGGACCTCTCCGGTTAAGTTACAGTTGGCGGCGTCGAACCGGACGAGGTTGGATAAGTTTCCAATTTCGGGCGGTATTCCGCCTTCGTAGCTGTTGAAATAGCCGATGTAGAGCTCTTTCAAGGTGGTTAAGTTTCCGATTTCGGGAGGGATTGAACCG
Above is a window of Malus sylvestris chromosome 15, drMalSylv7.2, whole genome shotgun sequence DNA encoding:
- the LOC126605535 gene encoding leucine-rich repeat receptor-like serine/threonine-protein kinase BAM1, which gives rise to MRLLFLLFLLHLHRSLSAGAMSDYRALLSLKSSITSDPNSALSTWTPTTSHCTWSGVTCDSSRRYVTSLDLSGLDLTGTLSPDLAHLRFLSNLTLAENQFSGPIPPDISALSGLRLLNLSNNVFNTTFPRQLSNLTRLTVLDLYNNNLTGKLPVSVTHMTSLRHLHLGGNFFSGQIPPEFGRFPFLEYLAVSGNELGGSIPPEIGNLTTLKELYIGYFNSYEGGIPPEIGNLSNLVRFDAANCNLTGEVPPELGRLQNVDTLFLQVNALSGWLTPELGYLKSLKSMDLSNNMYTGEIPGSFSELKNLTLLNLFRNRLHGAIPEFIGDLPELQVLQLWENNFTGSIPQGLGKNGKLQILDLSSNKLTGTLPPDMCFGNSLQTLITLSNFLFGPIPESLGRCDSLSRIRMGDNFLNGSIPKGLFGLPKLTQVELQDNLLDGSFPETDTISGNLGQISLSNNRLSGSLPPTIGNFSGVQKLLLDGNKFSGRIPPEIGRLQQLSKMDFKHNKFMGSITPEISLCKLLTFVDLSRNELSGEIPKEITGMRILNYLNLSRNHLVGSIPSSISTMQSLTSVDFSYNNLSGLVPGTGQFSYFNYTSFLGNPDLCGPYLVPCKDGVANGTHQPHVKGALTASLKLLLVIGLLLCSIIFAVAAIIKARSLKRASDSRAWKLTAFQRLDFSVDDVLDSLKEDNIIGKGGAGIVYKGAMPTGDSVAVKRLPAMSRGSSHDHGFNAEIQTLGRIRHRHIVRLLGFCSNHETNLLVYEYMPNGSLGEVLHGKKGGHLHWDTRYKIAIEAAKGLCYLHHDCSPLIVHRDVKSNNILLDSNFEAHVADFGLAKFLQDSGTSECMSAIAGSYGYIAPEYAYTLKVDEKSDVYSFGVVLLELVSGRKPVGEFGDGVDIVQWVRKMTDSNKEGVLKILDPRLPSVPLHEVMHVFYVAMLCVEEQAVERPTMREVVQILTELPKGPGSKLVEESAITESSPPPATAASESPGTTSKDTKDQPPPQSLPPDLLSI